The stretch of DNA GAAGGAGAGTGAATGGAATAATGTTTTAATAACGAATTTAACTTCTGTTTTTATATTATCAAAAGAAGTTATTCGTTATATGTTAAAAAAATCATTTGGACGTATTATTACTATAGGATCTATAATAGGATCTATAGGTAATATAGGACAAGTAAATTATGCAGCATCAAAATCAGGTTTAATAGGATTTAGTAAATCTTTAGCTTTAGAAGTAGCACATAAAGGAGTTACTGTTAATATTATATCTCCTGGATTTATTGAAACTGATATGACTAATAAACTTTCAAAACATACAAAAAATAATATTTTATCTAAAATACCTTTTAAACGTTTTGGTAAACCACAAGAAATAGCTGATGCTGTAGCATTTTTAGCTTCTGATAAAGCATCGTATATTACAGGAGAAACAATACATGTTAATGGTGGCTTGTATATGCCTTAAATGAGTATAATTTTATTATATAAATTATATTAGATCTTTGAAATAAATTTTTTATTTTTAATAAAGATACTAATAAGTAATAAATCTTTTTCAGAATTTGATAAATAGCGAACCATCGCATGAATGAGTTTTATAGGAAATTTAATAGTATGAGTAGTTCCACAGAAAAACGTATTAAGAAAATTATTAGTGAACAACTTGATGTTAAACAAGAAAATGTTATTAATACTAATGCTTTTATAAAAGATTTAGGAGCAGATTCTCTTGATACTGTTGAGCTAGTCATGGCTCTAGAAGAAGAGTTTAATATTGAAATTTCAGATGAGGATGCTGAAAAAATTACTACTGTTCAAGAAGCAATTAATTATATTAATCATCATCAAAATTAAATAACATCAAAGGATGAATCAAAATATTAAATTCATCCTTTGATTATTATTAAAAATAATTTTATATTATAAAAAATATGTTAAAACGTAGAGTAGTTATTACTGGTATAGGTCTTATTACTCCTATAGGAAATACAGTAAAAATTAGTTGGAATAATGTTATAAATGGAAATAGTGGTATTAATTTGATTAAAGATTTTGATACAAGCAAATATACTACTAAATTTGCAGGACTAATAAAAAATTTTTCTTGTAAAGATTTTATTATAAAAAAAAAAATACGTAATATGGATCTATTTATTCAATATGGAATAGTTGCTTCTAAACAAGCAATACAAGATTCAGGAATAATTATTAATAAAATAAATTCTTATCGATTTGGTGTTGCAATAGGTTCTGGAATGGGTGGAATTGGTTTAACAGAAAAAAATAATTATATATTATATAATAAAGGTCCTCAAAAAATAACTCCTTTTTTTATTCCATCTACAATGATTAATATGATAACAGGAAATGTTGCTATTAATTATGGTTTTAAAGGACCTACAATATCTATTAGTAGTGCTTGTAGTTCTGCAATGCAGAATATTGGAGTAGCATCTAGAATAATATCTTATAATGATGCTGATATA from Enterobacteriaceae endosymbiont of Plateumaris pusilla encodes:
- the acpP gene encoding acyl carrier protein, which produces MSSSTEKRIKKIISEQLDVKQENVINTNAFIKDLGADSLDTVELVMALEEEFNIEISDEDAEKITTVQEAINYINHHQN
- the fabG gene encoding 3-oxoacyl-[acyl-carrier-protein] reductase; the encoded protein is MNLKGKLALVTGANRGIGYYISNTLANYGAKVIGTSKSIHGVKIINKYLGQKGIGLILDLINNSGSIKNFLNNIHHKFGNIDILVNNAGITSDNLLIKMKESEWNNVLITNLTSVFILSKEVIRYMLKKSFGRIITIGSIIGSIGNIGQVNYAASKSGLIGFSKSLALEVAHKGVTVNIISPGFIETDMTNKLSKHTKNNILSKIPFKRFGKPQEIADAVAFLASDKASYITGETIHVNGGLYMP